The following coding sequences are from one Desulfobacterales bacterium window:
- a CDS encoding TolC family protein, with protein MAILRAGIFIMLCILSGCAGVSPTSSSYDTVKMNDFSNLVISDKDKIIEPIDENITLDDCLKIAFANNPELSAASWEISAADFRIEQTRANKMPILNVEGVYARFLDNQRLIQARFNGEPGDFDRNILRGDIVVKMPIYTGGRISNEIESMELFRNVDEYLMAWKKEELIFNISSVFYTILGQQKVIVSLEFSIKAMDEQLRRVSNLFAAQKAAKLDILKIEVRLADLKQNLIKEKNKLAVQYILLSSLMGITKEKLNAKGELVFKDTSFTFDELITQAKTKRYDYMAAKAKLEAQTKKVNIIKSAKLPSVSLQGNYGFRADFNGNSDDTGSLGVNLTVPIFEGNKTDFRIKEELALLSAAQQKLRKMELQIHQDVKSALLDVVSIRERIKVTEKSIEQAHESLRIERQKYELNMNSTTDMLDAQDVLLQSETLYYRALVEYFIAIAKMNLAIGGLL; from the coding sequence ATGGCTATATTGCGAGCAGGAATATTTATAATGCTTTGTATTCTATCTGGATGCGCTGGAGTTTCTCCGACATCTTCATCTTATGATACAGTTAAAATGAATGATTTTTCTAATCTTGTTATTTCGGATAAAGATAAAATAATAGAACCTATTGATGAAAACATCACATTGGATGACTGCTTAAAAATAGCTTTTGCTAACAATCCTGAATTATCAGCAGCATCATGGGAAATATCTGCGGCAGATTTTCGTATAGAGCAGACTCGAGCAAACAAAATGCCTATATTAAACGTCGAAGGTGTTTATGCTCGTTTTCTTGATAATCAAAGACTTATTCAAGCTCGTTTTAATGGAGAGCCCGGAGACTTTGATAGAAATATTTTACGCGGAGATATTGTTGTTAAAATGCCGATTTATACAGGCGGTCGTATTAGCAATGAAATTGAATCTATGGAATTATTTCGTAATGTTGACGAATATCTTATGGCTTGGAAAAAAGAGGAATTAATTTTCAATATTTCGAGTGTTTTTTACACGATTCTTGGTCAGCAGAAAGTCATAGTTTCTCTTGAATTTTCCATAAAGGCTATGGACGAACAATTAAGGAGAGTTTCAAATTTGTTTGCCGCTCAAAAAGCGGCGAAGCTTGATATATTGAAAATAGAAGTTCGTTTAGCTGATTTAAAGCAGAATCTTATAAAAGAAAAAAATAAATTAGCAGTTCAATATATTTTATTATCTTCGCTTATGGGCATAACAAAAGAAAAGCTAAATGCAAAAGGCGAATTAGTTTTTAAGGATACATCTTTTACATTTGACGAACTTATTACGCAGGCGAAAACAAAACGATATGATTATATGGCGGCAAAAGCTAAATTAGAAGCTCAAACAAAAAAAGTTAATATTATTAAATCAGCAAAACTGCCGTCAGTTTCCTTACAAGGAAATTATGGGTTTAGAGCTGATTTTAATGGTAACAGCGATGATACAGGGTCATTAGGAGTAAATTTAACAGTCCCGATTTTTGAAGGAAATAAAACAGATTTTAGAATTAAAGAAGAATTGGCATTATTATCGGCAGCTCAACAAAAACTTAGAAAGATGGAATTACAGATTCATCAGGATGTGAAATCAGCTTTATTAGACGTAGTTTCTATACGTGAACGTATTAAAGTTACTGAAAAATCTATTGAACAGGCTCATGAAAGTTTACGTATTGAGCGTCAAAAATACGAATTAAATATGAATTCGACAACTGATATGCTCGATGCTCAAGATGTTTTACTTCAATCTGAAACTTTATATTATCGTGCATTAGTAGAATATTTTATAGCAATAGCTAAAATGAACTTAGCTATAGGAGGTCTTTTATGA
- a CDS encoding redoxin domain-containing protein — MKVNLRGLLFLFFIFIFLTNVYGENKSDLSTAYDFTLPYLNQNGSITLSEEIAKEKFTILIFFNSKCDICMITFAKLKEFPIELTKMGIPAQIIGINNDEENLGRLRSFVKQEKITFPVLSDKLNTVSSAYKCADYSFSSFILNKDGKILDVHYDKRDDMQDYLIQKLMKFEE; from the coding sequence ATGAAAGTAAATTTAAGAGGATTACTATTTTTATTCTTTATTTTTATTTTTTTAACTAATGTTTATGGTGAAAATAAATCAGATTTATCAACAGCTTATGACTTTACTTTGCCGTATCTTAATCAAAATGGTTCTATAACATTATCTGAAGAAATAGCGAAAGAAAAATTTACTATTCTTATATTCTTTAATAGTAAATGCGATATTTGTATGATAACTTTTGCTAAACTCAAGGAGTTTCCAATCGAATTAACTAAAATGGGAATTCCTGCGCAGATAATCGGTATAAATAATGACGAAGAAAATTTAGGAAGACTGCGGAGTTTTGTTAAACAGGAAAAAATAACCTTTCCGGTTTTATCCGATAAATTAAATACTGTATCGTCAGCCTATAAGTGTGCTGATTATAGTTTTAGCAGTTTTATTTTAAATAAAGACGGTAAAATATTAGACGTGCATTATGATAAACGCGATGATATGCAGGATTATTTAATTCAAAAATTAATGAAATTCGAGGAGTAA
- a CDS encoding formylmethanofuran dehydrogenase subunit E family protein, whose product MENQDILNDTFKFHGHICWASAMGAMGARAGLVTLRELGAQRAGSSGELHCIVEIGENHAAQCFADGVQYSTGCTLGKGNISKMIWNLLF is encoded by the coding sequence ATGGAAAATCAAGACATATTAAATGACACTTTTAAATTTCACGGACATATTTGCTGGGCAAGCGCAATGGGCGCAATGGGCGCAAGGGCTGGATTAGTTACTCTTAGAGAACTTGGCGCTCAAAGAGCCGGAAGCTCGGGCGAGCTTCATTGTATTGTCGAAATAGGAGAAAATCATGCGGCTCAGTGTTTTGCGGATGGAGTTCAATATAGCACTGGATGCACGCTTGGAAAAGGCAATATATCAAAAATGATTTGGAATCTTTTATTTTAA
- a CDS encoding rhodanese-like domain-containing protein encodes MMLKNILDLEKVYKALWQVPVISILSIIIALTCNFVRSERLPLIGEWSVEARFSDNKGESLVISLNDARKLFEENACVFVDARNVSDYENGHIKNAINVPWHNVEDYFSKFIEKVELDKLLITYCDGENCDLSHELALFLIDAGYKNVKILINGWTVWSENKLPVEGLK; translated from the coding sequence ATGATGTTGAAAAATATTTTGGATTTGGAAAAAGTTTATAAAGCTCTCTGGCAAGTCCCTGTTATATCAATTTTATCTATCATAATTGCTCTAACTTGTAATTTTGTTCGTTCTGAAAGACTGCCCTTAATAGGAGAATGGTCTGTTGAAGCTCGATTTTCTGACAATAAGGGCGAAAGTTTAGTTATATCTTTAAATGATGCTCGGAAACTATTTGAAGAAAATGCCTGTGTGTTTGTTGATGCTCGGAATGTCTCAGATTATGAAAACGGGCATATAAAAAATGCTATAAATGTTCCATGGCATAACGTAGAAGATTATTTTAGTAAATTTATAGAAAAAGTTGAACTTGATAAACTTTTAATAACTTATTGCGATGGTGAGAACTGCGATTTAAGCCATGAGCTCGCTTTATTTTTAATTGATGCAGGTTATAAAAACGTTAAAATTCTTATTAATGGATGGACTGTCTGGAGTGAAAATAAATTACCAGTAGAAGGTTTAAAATAA